DNA sequence from the Macrobrachium rosenbergii isolate ZJJX-2024 chromosome 55, ASM4041242v1, whole genome shotgun sequence genome:
AATTTCTTCACGTAAATGTTGTAATCATGAAAGCATATCCTGGAAAATATCACAACTTAAGAATACGCTATATTTTCTAATACTCTTCTCTTATgctattttctataataattgtGATGTTACCTTGTATATGAATACCCTTCCATAACGTAACCAATTTTGCTAGCGTAATTGTTATCATACAATtcgaatagagaaaaatatatgcTTGACTTCCAGGAATTATTCAAGATTATGCTCTGCTGTTTGTTTAACTGCTTTGCTAAAATTATTTACAACAATGCCTCGTCATCTACAGGAACCACCGAAACTATGGTTCCAATAAAGGGTCACTTATGagcaaaagaaataagcaaaatgaTCCTAAAACCAAAAGTGCTCTGATGACACAGTCAGTAATGAAACCCCAAAAAACTTTGGTTTTACCCTCACCTTTCTGTTCATCACTATTTGAGCCAGAAGGAACGTCGTCTTTTGGAGAACTATCTGCAGGCACTGAAGTCTTTTGGGAACTATCCTGATCTGGGGTACTCTCTGATGACTGATCCTCTACAGACATCTGTTCGTGCATGGCTTGAAAAGAACTTCCCTGGAGTTTGACTTCTAACTGGGTAGAGTAATTTAACTGAAGAGATATTGACTGTGGTGTAAGCCTTCCAGTATCTTCACTAACAGCGCTCAAGTATTCATCTTCATTAACAATGTATGGAGTTTCCGCATTCTGATAAACCTCTGGATCATAAGGAAGACTGGTAGACCTCACaaacatttctttcttgtttttatcacATGCTTGGTCCACATATGATAAACTTGCTGCCCTAGCTGGTTCACAGCATGTTGAAGCCACAGGTTtatcaaaactaaaaactaaaggTTCTGAAGAATTAATACTTTGGGAACGACAAGCAGTACAGTTAGGCATTGGACAAACAGCACTTGGAGAAGCCAAAACAGACTCTTGACTTGCTTGGGATCCTTCACGAGGAGCAGGTGGAAATCGCTCAGTTACTCGTCGACGCACTTCTGCCAGTTCTGAATCAAGACTTGCTGTTGAATCAGAGTCACTTGTTCCCGCTCGTCGTTCCGCTTCCTCCTTTTTAGGAGAAATTGGCTCATGTTTCTCTGGTATTTCATATTGGTGCTCAGCAGGAACAGTAACAGATAGTGtcttttgcttcaaatttttttgCAGCTCTCTTGTATTGTCTATCTGTTTTGAAGAGATTGCCGAAGGTTTTGTTCCAGCTGCATCTGGCGAAGAAACTAAACCTGTGGGACCAGCAGCATTAGCAGGGTCCTGAGAATCAACAACACTGAGAATAGTATCTAACAATTCACTGTAAAAATCTGTATCTCCAGGCTCTCCCTGCTGAAGAGTTGAACTTGAACCATCTCTTTCACAGGTCACCTGAAGACTTGACTTTTCTTCCATGTCTGTGCTAACTATATCATCAGTAACAGAACTAGTTTCAGAGGGAGCCACAATCACAGGTTCATCTGCTGCAAGTGATGTCTTTGTTGTGGTAAGATTATGAACAGAGTCTGACCCATTTGTTGGcagtttcacttctttttctggAGTTAATGTAATATCTGGATGTCCTGATTTAACAGTAAGATCCTCTTCATTCTGTGCCACTTGTGTGATCGATGGTATTTCAGAGAGAGCTTCTGAACTCCAAGAGGCACCAACATCagacgaagatgaagatgctctGAAAGCTGGTTTAGAGCTTACTTGATGGGGCCTTGTGTTTTTACTCTTCTTTGATGAATCACTTTCATTGACCACAGACTCATCTGCAAACTGACCCTTATTAGAAGAATCTGTATCTGACTCACCAGCTGGGGGTTGTACAACAGGCTTTTGCGCCAAATCTAAAGTTGAACCAGTATTGCTGGAGATACAAGGAGCACAACTCTGCAGTATCCTATCAATTGCACTACTTCTGCTACTGTTACTACTAGTACTGATAGAACTGTGACATCGTCTTTCTAATTCAGTAATTTCTAGCTTTGAGGTTTCATTTGCTTGAGATGTTTCATAGCTATCGGTATTCTGTTCATCACTGCCATCTTGTTTACCAGATTTTGAGCCTTTTCCAAGCTCTGAACCAATTGAATATGATCTTCTACGTTCTCCTGGGAATTCATTGTCAAAATAATGTAGTTTCTGAAGTCTGACTCCAGTAATATCtgacttttgtttctttaaaattcccACACGAACAGACCTTTGCTTCATATAGTTTGACTTCTGCTTTTCTATTCTACTTTCAGACTCAGGCTGCCTTTTTTTCAATGAGGATTTTTCAAAAGTTGATCGCCTTGGGGAAGCTGGTTCAGATGAGATTTTAGGTGGTCTCCCAGATATTATAGGGGACCTAGAATATTCCCTAGTTTCAGTCCTTTCACTGTAAGATAAGCTGCCACtacatgaattttctttctttagaatactATGTTCCTGAATGTGTTGAGATTTCAGTATTCCAGTTACAGCACTACCTAAACTTGCAGCATCTGGGAGGCTTTGGGGAACGTCTTTCATCTTTCCTGGAGGGGGATCAAACAATTTTCCAGGTGCTGggagattttcatatatatgtactactTTTGCAACCAAGTTTTTTGGCTTTTCTTCTGTGGCATCAATATTAACTTCCGCTTCACTGTGAGTGGATATGTCTATAACTCCAGCCTTATAGACTTCAGGtacattttcataaatgtgaCTTTCACTTGCTGTGCTACTAGTGACGGAAAAATTTCCTTGTAGGGCTTCAACTGGTTTGATAGATTCTTTAAAGACTGACTCAAGTGGTTGGGCCTGTTCTAGAATAGTTGATTCTATTTGTTCTGTTGCAATTCTTAATAATGAATTCTGTTTATGAAGCTGCTTCTGTGTTTTTTTATCCTCCTGGTTTGGACTAGTGTCTTGGTTTACCaaggatttattattatcatcgataTCCGATTCAAAGTCTCTTCCTTGAGGAGGAGACATGAGATCTAATACATTTTCACGGGAATCTTTCTTCTTCAATACACCAACAATGCGGCAAGATGAATTACTCTTCATAATGGGAGGTGTATCAATAGGATTTGTAATCTCAACACAGCTGAGACTGGAGAGCCGAATGTTCTCAACACTACGGCTCTTCGCTCTAATCTTCCCTGATACACCACGTGCAAATATTTCACTAACCGTTGATGTTTTATTTGCATCAGTTACAGCAGCCTCGAGTTTATCTTTCTCAAACTCACTCTCAGTTTGACTTCTTTTGAAGGAAGGCAAATGAGCTGGCTTCGAGGTGCTACCATCATCACTGTCTAATGCTGGCTCACTAGCAAGTCTAAAGTTTCCCTCAGATATAGTCTTTGTAAGTCTACGATGGCTTGGCATCAGTTTTCTTGTAATCCTGTTTTCTTTGTGAGTGGGAGACCTTTCCTTATCAGGCTCTCCTCCCAATCTTATATTCTCAATTCTTATCTCATTCCCACTAGAAGTAAGTAAATTTGCCTTAGGTGGAATGTTGACGTAAGTTACTTCTGGCTCCTGTTTTGCAATTGTGTAGGCACTTGGAACATAAAGGTCCCCATGACTtccaaaaacttttatttcagtataAGCAATCTCTACTTCCCTTCCTTCAACAGATGCAACATCACTTATGTTCTGGTTTGATTCGAAGACATCATCTTCTAATACTGAAGGACTCTTCAAATTAGGAGTGGATTCTGCTTGTTGTAACTCATCAGACTTGGAGAATTCAAAGGATGTTGACGAAATAACACGACGCATTCCATCCCCATCTTCTTCACTATTTGGGCTAATGCATTCCCTGCTCCTACTAATGTCTTTTGGACTTAATGTAAAATGAACACTATGTATCTCTTGTTTCAAAACAGTAGGAGATCTAATAACTTCCTCTTTCGTGATGCCTTCTAATATGTCATCTGACTCTTTATTACTATTAGAATTTAAAACAGGAATTAAATGTTTTGCACCTTGTGTGTCAGTCTTATTTTGGTCAGCAATTTTATGTGACACAGCATCCTTTGGAGAACTAATGCTAATTGTCCTTTGGCTAGTTTTTGTTTCATCTGCATTGTCTAAGAGACAACTATTATCATTCTTGTGTTCTTTGACATCCATGGCAAATGCTTTGTAATCTTTCAGATTTCTCTCATTGTTTGTTAATGACCGACTTTCTGTTTCACTTGCGTCTCTGCTCTGACTCTCGGTAGCGTCTTTAGTGCCTTCATTCACTGCTGAGTTTTCAACTTCTTCCTCTGTCAAAGATTCGTCAATCTGATCACCAGTAAGAGATATTTTTTCGAGTTCATCTATTTCATCATCTGCTCTTTCTTGATCCCCCAGTGAAGTTACTGTTAGTTCCTCTCCTTTTTCACTCGATCCATCATCTGCATCATCAGTTTTCCTTACGTCTGGTGGTTGGTCATTCATGCTTCCTTTGATGGAGCGTATTTTTTCAATCATTATACCATCATCTTGCTTGAACTTTGCAATCATTTCGTCCCTTCGTGTTACAGATACTTTTGTAGCATTTTGTTCTCGTTTTAGATTGTCTTTCATCTCATCACTTTCATTAGGAATATCTTTCTTAAGCTCATCCTCATGCTTATCAGTGTCTTGTGATTTTTTCTCTTCCAATTCCTCTTTCTTTACCTTTACCTCTGCTTCTGCttgtgtctcctcctcctcctcctcctcctcctcctcctcctcctcatcctcctcctcctcatcctcctcaccATAGTTAGCGGTATCATTGTTATCCTCCTTCATCAGGTTACTTTCCTCTGGTATCGAGTTTCTTATTTTGCCGAGGTCTTCGGGTTTCTCTTGATTATTTCTTTCACACTGAGGAGGAATACAGCTATTTCCTTTGCTCTCCTTCACTAGTTTAATGGAATTTTCTTTCTCCACATCCTCCTTAATTTCTGAATCGATGCCACTTTCCACAGCTTTATGGTTCGGGTCAGTCATTGACACTTCTTTGTTTTCCGCTGATTTTTCCGTTTGTGATTGTGCTTCCTCTTCATCATTGTCATTCTTTGATTCTGTGTCTATTTTTCTTCGTCCTCCCAGTCTATCATTTTCCTTCATGTCTATCTCTTTGCTTTCCTGAGGTGAATTTTCATCAGATTTAATATCCTTGGGTAAGCTGTCACTTTCCTTATCGCCATCTGCTTTCTTACTAGCATCCTCTATTATTTTGCTATCACAAGTTGTGGTATTTTCTACCGATTTTTCAAAAAAGCTGCCAATAAATTTGCTTCGTTTTTCAGATTTAGCGCTACCCTTGAAATGCTCTTGAATTAACTTTTCATTTCGAATTATTTCTCGGGGCTTTTGTTGCTGGTTTTCAAAGAACTGAATAATTTCAGCATCCAATTTCCCACTCATTTTTGACGCCATGTAAACATATCGTTGACGATTATCCTGCTGCGATCTGTTTTCAATAAAAGTGTCCAGACGTTGTCTACAATCTGAAATTTCTCTACGCATAGCTTTGAAAGGCTTTGCTTCTGTCTCTACGTTGCATACATTCTCAGTCTGCTCATCTAGTTgtcctttgttgtttttgttatccAAATTACCTTCTGAGTCAAATTCTTTTCTAACTTTCTTTCCACTTACATTTGGCTCTTCCTCTAATTCATTAACTATTTTACTTTCATCTTCTGTGGGTTCGTCAGGCTTCTTCTCTGCATCACTTCTCTTAATACACTGTTTTGCGCTTTCACTAGTTTTGTGTGTATCTGCAACATCACCCTGAGCAGTTTCCTTTTGCTTGACATCATCTTTCTGTGACTCTGTATCACTACTTTTCGCATCTTCGGTGCCTTTGACAGACGAAACGCTGCTTCTGCGAGAGTCTCCATTgctagattttttctttccatttagtttccCAAGTTTCTGGTTAGAATTCTCTGTTTTTTTGCAACTGGAAGGAGGTGAATTCTTAGGCGATCTCTGAAAGAGATTTTTTCCCTGCGGGGAAACAACCTTTATAATCCTTCCATGTGTTAACCTTGGCGATGGGGATTTCTTCGATATATTAGGAGACGCCGCCTTTTTATGTGATACTCGTGGTGATTCTGCTTTGGGAG
Encoded proteins:
- the LOC136835431 gene encoding uro-adherence factor A-like isoform X9, whose amino-acid sequence is MVATEQDGGSIKPSTAVAGEPLKPDTCDPKRLEAEGERTYQCSADTGPGRVLHERSVDHTACTCCDKQLGSKEVHCSENRNAIVAAYSSSENIHETDNVANVCCKVKVQQSKEIIYKSDSEKNSDLNIFAVTSDNSSFILSNVSSVIEPNNDVIKCDDVTSVVAGEDNHLEQYKSSQRTDASSVEILENEANEYKETGKTEGKRSIENKGSVAVSDNQGNQNGTNLVPDNDPENLEGPWSSPQLAKVVQELVVCKKFNMTTAQAKKRQHNISRLDIPTKDRTVIFDSTKLSSKVKTEKVEISGIVGLETKKDSGSHDDLLKGVARKLKSSASRSKKSVTEKDKSSEIYSGTPEPCNSLQPQEVSGNSNPAAEGRRLYTKNPRNDGKKQLTHRSKFFGRGHGDINKIEGTRGKGKPSEESKFLPSPKIEKLSHSPQFHKGKLSSSAKRDAPVTQSSPHQSPMRLRHQPSLKGSPKSESRRSSCSSSCHSPKLNSSRRNSPRLGSKTPSSNSPKSSPKAESPRVSHKKAASPNISKKSPSPRLTHGRIIKVVSPQGKNLFQRSPKNSPPSSCKKTENSNQKLGKLNGKKKSSNGDSRRSSVSSVKGTEDAKSSDTESQKDDVKQKETAQGDVADTHKTSESAKQCIKRSDAEKKPDEPTEDESKIVNELEEEPNVSGKKVRKEFDSEGNLDNKNNKGQLDEQTENVCNVETEAKPFKAMRREISDCRQRLDTFIENRSQQDNRQRYVYMASKMSGKLDAEIIQFFENQQQKPREIIRNEKLIQEHFKGSAKSEKRSKFIGSFFEKSVENTTTCDSKIIEDASKKADGDKESDSLPKDIKSDENSPQESKEIDMKENDRLGGRRKIDTESKNDNDEEEAQSQTEKSAENKEVSMTDPNHKAVESGIDSEIKEDVEKENSIKLVKESKGNSCIPPQCERNNQEKPEDLGKIRNSIPEESNLMKEDNNDTANYGEEDEEEEDEEEEEEEEEEEEETQAEAEVKVKKEELEEKKSQDTDKHEDELKKDIPNESDEMKDNLKREQNATKVSVTRRDEMIAKFKQDDGIMIEKIRSIKGSMNDQPPDVRKTDDADDGSSEKGEELTVTSLGDQERADDEIDELEKISLTGDQIDESLTEEEVENSAVNEGTKDATESQSRDASETESRSLTNNERNLKDYKAFAMDVKEHKNDNSCLLDNADETKTSQRTISISSPKDAVSHKIADQNKTDTQGAKHLIPVLNSNSNKESDDILEGITKEEVIRSPTVLKQEIHSVHFTLSPKDISRSRECISPNSEEDGDGMRRVISSTSFEFSKSDELQQAESTPNLKSPSVLEDDVFESNQNISDVASVEGREVEIAYTEIKVFGSHGDLYVPSAYTIAKQEPEVTYVNIPPKANLLTSSGNEIRIENIRLGGEPDKERSPTHKENRITRKLMPSHRRLTKTISEGNFRLASEPALDSDDGSTSKPAHLPSFKRSQTESEFEKDKLEAAVTDANKTSTVSEIFARGVSGKIRAKSRSVENIRLSSLSCVEITNPIDTPPIMKSNSSCRIVGVLKKKDSRENVLDLMSPPQGRDFESDIDDNNKSLVNQDTSPNQEDKKTQKQLHKQNSLLRIATEQIESTILEQAQPLESVFKESIKPVEALQGNFSVTSSTASESHIYENVPEVYKAGVIDISTHSEAEVNIDATEEKPKNLVAKVVHIYENLPAPGKLFDPPPGKMKDVPQSLPDAASLGSAVTGILKSQHIQEHSILKKENSCSGSLSYSERTETREYSRSPIISGRPPKISSEPASPRRSTFEKSSLKKRQPESESRIEKQKSNYMKQRSVRVGILKKQKSDITGVRLQKLHYFDNEFPGERRRSYSIGSELGKGSKSGKQDGSDEQNTDSYETSQANETSKLEITELERRCHSSISTSSNSSRSSAIDRILQSCAPCISSNTGSTLDLAQKPVVQPPAGESDTDSSNKGQFADESVVNESDSSKKSKNTRPHQVSSKPAFRASSSSSDVGASWSSEALSEIPSITQVAQNEEDLTVKSGHPDITLTPEKEVKLPTNGSDSVHNLTTTKTSLAADEPVIVAPSETSSVTDDIVSTDMEEKSSLQVTCERDGSSSTLQQGEPGDTDFYSELLDTILSVVDSQDPANAAGPTGLVSSPDAAGTKPSAISSKQIDNTRELQKNLKQKTLSVTVPAEHQYEIPEKHEPISPKKEEAERRAGTSDSDSTASLDSELAEVRRRVTERFPPAPREGSQASQESVLASPSAVCPMPNCTACRSQSINSSEPLVFSFDKPVASTCCEPARAASLSYVDQACDKNKKEMFVRSTSLPYDPEVYQNAETPYIVNEDEYLSAVSEDTGRLTPQSISLQLNYSTQLEVKLQGSSFQAMHEQMSVEDQSSESTPDQDSSQKTSVPADSSPKDDVPSGSNSDEQKDHSESSSNQLAEEMSQLRLENEKLSARNRSLQREVEELRRVKESMVEEDLQLKPQINQMTMELTHAKEALSALKADRKRLKAEKFDLLNQMKQLYATLEDKEKELRDFIRNYEQRMKESDESLRHLAAERDETEREKWNILKHARDESEKVVKLSAQLGLKEAEIKKLQDDLEMVRKQLTSVGYYSDAESVRTNGLPTPTASTPTCSPQPVSTPTPTPNGRGSSADSGVRLSSDRDSTASHDGGMGTPKESPSLSPLYATPSCIRDDRGGDSTPTGGPMPSGHSLNSSAMSGLASSNASSGGLSRSAEQLCERLAETSDTSKGRGSNTLSRKSNKSGGTWGSISRVFARQKKRAALDASLYDGNGSDKRASWSPSSSLCVSPLTEESYSEKLRLLEEAQHIPLERWKAPTVLAWLEVTLGMPQYGAMCAENVRSGKVLLELNDSELEAGLGISHPMHRKKLRLAIEELREPRLSRYPRISALGHTWVSSEWLPDLGLPQYCDAFANNLVDGRLLEALTKKELEKHLGVHRKFHQASIIHGVHLLRIVRFDRQILAERRRQSENVDCDPIVWTNLRWVKWARTIDLAEYADNLKDSGVHGALVVLESSFTADTMATALGIPQSKNIIRRHLATELESLVNPARQQLDEQARYAKLERRRQEKLAAGGSLGRSFSRSYGTGLERAEKDKRRASLRPLQKKVCAFTTLPSKFGTWRSSQGSLSRALGLRVREEINAAGNGGESSSSGGQSPAVSSRAHPHHPPQARPRSSVMPSGVYVHHETHRRVKSIGDIETITVTPV
- the LOC136835431 gene encoding uro-adherence factor A-like isoform X19 encodes the protein MVATEQDGGSIKPSTAVAGEPLKPDTCDPKRLEAEGERTYQCSADTGPGRVLHERSVDHTACTCCDKQLGSKEVHCSENRNAIVAAYSSSENIHETDNVANVCCKVKVQQSKEIIYKSDSEKNSDLNIFAVTSDNSSFILSNVSSVIEPNNDVIKCDDVTSVVAGEDNHLEQYKSSQRTDASSVEILENEANEYKETGKTEGKRSIENKGSVAVSDNQGNQNGTNLVPDNDPENLEGPWSSPQLAKVVQELVVCKKFNMTTAQAKKRQHNISRLDIPTKDRTVIFDSTKLSSKVKTEKVEISGIVGLETKKDSGSHDDLLKGVARKLKSSASRSKKSVTEKDKSSEIYSGTPEPCNSLQPQEVSGNSNPAAEGRRLYTKNPRNDGKKQLTHRSKFFGRGHGDINKIEGTRGKGKPSEESKFLPSPKIEKLSHSPQFHKGKLSSSAKRDAPVTQSSPHQSPMRLRHQPSLKGSPKSESRRSSCSSSCHSPKLNSSRRNSPRLGSKTPSSNSPKSSPKAESPRVSHKKAASPNISKKSPSPRLTHGRIIKVVSPQGKNLFQRSPKNSPPSSCKKTENSNQKLGKLNGKKKSSNGDSRRSSVSSVKGTEDAKSSDTESQKDDVKQKETAQGDVADTHKTSESAKQCIKRSDAEKKPDEPTEDESKIVNELEEEPNVSGKKVRKEFDSEGNLDNKNNKGQLDEQTENVCNVETEAKPFKAMRREISDCRQRLDTFIENRSQQDNRQRYVYMASKMSGKLDAEIIQFFENQQQKPREIIRNEKLIQEHFKGSAKSEKRSKFIGSFFEKSVENTTTCDSKIIEDASKKADGDKESDSLPKDIKSDENSPQESKEIDMKENDRLGGRRKIDTESKNDNDEEEAQSQTEKSAENKEVSMTDPNHKAVESGIDSEIKEDVEKENSIKLVKESKGNSCIPPQCERNNQEKPEDLGKIRNSIPEESNLMKEDNNDTANYGEEDEEEEDEEEEEEEEEEEEETQAEAEVKVKKEELEEKKSQDTDKHEDELKKDIPNESDEMKDNLKREQNATKVSVTRRDEMIAKFKQDDGIMIEKIRSIKGSMNDQPPDVRKTDDADDGSSEKGEELTVTSLGDQERADDEIDELEKISLTGDQIDESLTEEEVENSAVNEGTKDATESQSRDASETESRSLTNNERNLKDYKAFAMDVKEHKNDNSCLLDNADETKTSQRTISISSPKDAVSHKIADQNKTDTQGAKHLIPVLNSNSNKESDDILEGITKEEVIRSPTVLKQEIHSVHFTLSPKDISRSRECISPNSEEDGDGMRRVISSTSFEFSKSDELQQAESTPNLKSPSVLEDDVFESNQNISDVASVEGREVEIAYTEIKVFGSHGDLYVPSAYTIAKQEPEVTYVNIPPKANLLTSSGNEIRIENIRLGGEPDKERSPTHKENRITRKLMPSHRRLTKTISEGNFRLASEPALDSDDGSTSKPAHLPSFKRSQTESEFEKDKLEAAVTDANKTSTVSEIFARGVSGKIRAKSRSVENIRLSSLSCVEITNPIDTPPIMKSNSSCRIVGVLKKKDSRENVLDLMSPPQGRDFESDIDDNNKSLVNQDTSPNQEDKKTQKQLHKQNSLLRIATEQIESTILEQAQPLESVFKESIKPVEALQGNFSVTSSTASESHIYENVPEVYKAGVIDISTHSEAEVNIDATEEKPKNLVAKVVHIYENLPAPGKLFDPPPGKMKDVPQSLPDAASLGSAVTGILKSQHIQEHSILKKENSCSGSLSYSERTETREYSRSPIISGRPPKISSEPASPRRSTFEKSSLKKRQPESESRIEKQKSNYMKQRSVRVGILKKQKSDITGVRLQKLHYFDNEFPGERRRSYSIGSELGKGSKSGKQDGSDEQNTDSYETSQANETSKLEITELERRCHSSISTSSNSSRSSAIDRILQSCAPCISSNTGSTLDLAQKPVVQPPAGESDTDSSNKGQFADESVVNESDSSKKSKNTRPHQVSSKPAFRASSSSSDVGASWSSEALSEIPSITQVAQNEEDLTVKSGHPDITLTPEKEVKLPTNGSDSVHNLTTTKTSLAADEPVIVAPSETSSVTDDIVSTDMEEKSSLQVTCERDGSSSTLQQGEPGDTDFYSELLDTILSVVDSQDPANAAGPTGLVSSPDAAGTKPSAISSKQIDNTRELQKNLKQKTLSVTVPAEHQYEIPEKHEPISPKKEEAERRAGTSDSDSTASLDSELAEVRRRVTERFPPAPREGSQASQESVLASPSAVCPMPNCTACRSQSINSSEPLVFSFDKPVASTCCEPARAASLSYVDQACDKNKKEMFVRSTSLPYDPEVYQNAETPYIVNEDEYLSAVSEDTGRLTPQSISLQLNYSTQLEVKLQGSSFQAMHEQMSVEDQSSESTPDQDSSQKTSVPADSSPKDDVPSGSNSDEQKDHSESSSNQLAEEMSQLRLENEKLSARNRSLQREVEELRRVKESMVEEDLQLKPQINQMTMELTHAKEALSALKADRKRLKAEKFDLLNQMKQLYATLEDKEKELRDFIRNYEQRMKESDESLRHLAAERDETEREKWNILKHARDESEKVVKLSAQLGLKEAEIKKLQDDLEMDGSMPIQIKLSPKLDVKENVIQGLSKSPLQTSEVRKQLTSVGYYSDAESVRTNGLPTPTASTPTCSPQPVSTPTPTPNGRGSSADSGVRLSSDRDSTASHDGTPTITVEHGSFDCDTLSVCSSATAASLYYHACGMGTPKESPSLSPLYATPSCIRDDRGGDSTPTGGPMPSGHSLNSSAMSGLASSNASSGGLSRSAEQLCERLAETSDTSKGRGSNTLSRKSNKSGGTWGSISRVFARQKKRAALDASLYDGNGSDKRASWSPSSSLCVSPLTEESYSEKLRLLEEAQHIPLERWKAPTVLAWLEVTLGMPQYGAMCAENVRSGKVLLELNDSELEAGLGISHPMHRKKLRLAIEELREPRLSRYPRISALGHTWVSSEWLPDLGLPQYCDAFANNLVDGRLLEALTKKELEKHLGVHRKFHQASIIHGVHLLRIVRFDRQILAERRRQSENVDCDPIVWTNLRWVKWARTIDLAEYADNLKDSGVHGALVVLESSFTADTMATALGIPQSKNIIRRHLATELESLVNPARVP